The following is a genomic window from Pedobacter sp. KBS0701.
TAAAGCAAAACCAGCTCTATTATGGGCAGTGTGTTTAATTTCTATTTCATCCACTTCGCTACTGTAAATTACAGTGTGTGTACCCGGAATATTTTCTATCCTGTGCGATTCTATCAACAATTGTTCTGCTTTCGGAAACAATTCAACATCAGTTCCTACCACTTCGTTTAGCCACTCTTGTTTTCTATCCAGGTTATCCACAATCCCTTCTGCAAGCGTAATGGCTGTACCACTTGGTGCATCCAGTTTTTGTGTATGGTGTATTTCTTCAACCTGAACTTCGTAAGCCGGATAGTTATTCATCAGCTTCGCTAAAGTTTGATTAAGCTTAAAGAATAAATTTACACCAATGCTAAAGTTAGACCCATAAAGCAATGTATTGTTACTGTTGCTGCAATCGTTTTTTACTTCCTGGAGTTTGCCATACCAACCTGTTGTACCCACTACTATTGGCACATTGGCATCAAAACAGGCATCAATATTTTTTAAAACCGAATCAGGCGTACTAAAATCGATAGCCACATCAGCTGATTTTAAATTTTGCCTGGTTAAATCTTCCTGATTATCGATCGTTATTTTCAAAACAATTTCGTGGCCACGTTCCACCGCAAATTTTTCGATAATCTGCCCCATTTTACCATATCCTAAAAGCGCAATTTTCATCTTTATGTTTATTTTCTGTTTATATCCTTATTTCTTACCCTATCCCTAACCGTTAATTGGCAAATCATCACAATTTCAAATTTAGTCTGCTTTATTGATTTTCACGATGGTTTCGGCATTAAAATGTTAATGATAATTTTAACGCAGGAGTTGCATTAAAACCATACATCGAATTGGCATTAATCATGGATGGCATTACCTTAAAAGAAAGGTTATCATCAATATTGAAGAAATGCAAACGGGCAGCAACGTAAGCATCTACTATATTGGCAAAATAAACCAAACCGTAAGAGAACAAGACAATTTGTTTATTCCTTCTATAAGTATCTTTACGCTGGGTGATACCTGTTGTTGAATAACGGCTACCAAAAGGACCGTTAGGATCAGGCTGACCGTTATGCGAATCGCGATATTGTAATTCCGTTAATGATAAATTATATTGTTTGCTACTTTCTATGTACGACATGGTAAGCACGGTTATCCCACCGTAAATAGCCGCAATTTTGCCCCCGGTATACAGCTTTTGAAAAAACTGGCTTTTTCCTGCTCTTGTCCCATAACCATCGTTTAACAGTTGCATATTATACAATTGCCCCCAACCGGGTATAATCATCGATCTGAAAACAGCTTTTCTACCGGCAACCTTACCCGGATTAACATATTTGGCTTTCATCGAATCCTTTCTCGTCATCGGTTTTCTAGCCGCAGTATCTAGTGATTTGGATAATTTAATTTTCGAGGTATCAGCAGGTTTTAATAAGGTATCCTTAACCTGCGCCGAGGCTAAGTTTA
Proteins encoded in this region:
- a CDS encoding DUF5683 domain-containing protein; this translates as MQKTKLFILVAAFTFFLVNLASAQVKDTLLKPADTSKIKLSKSLDTAARKPMTRKDSMKAKYVNPGKVAGRKAVFRSMIIPGWGQLYNMQLLNDGYGTRAGKSQFFQKLYTGGKIAAIYGGITVLTMSYIESSKQYNLSLTELQYRDSHNGQPDPNGPFGSRYSTTGITQRKDTYRRNKQIVLFSYGLVYFANIVDAYVAARLHFFNIDDNLSFKVMPSMINANSMYGFNATPALKLSLTF
- the dapB gene encoding 4-hydroxy-tetrahydrodipicolinate reductase, with translation MKIALLGYGKMGQIIEKFAVERGHEIVLKITIDNQEDLTRQNLKSADVAIDFSTPDSVLKNIDACFDANVPIVVGTTGWYGKLQEVKNDCSNSNNTLLYGSNFSIGVNLFFKLNQTLAKLMNNYPAYEVQVEEIHHTQKLDAPSGTAITLAEGIVDNLDRKQEWLNEVVGTDVELFPKAEQLLIESHRIENIPGTHTVIYSSEVDEIEIKHTAHNRAGFALGAVVAAEWLKDKKGFFSITDIFE